ATCTCCTGAACTTTGTGGCGATTCTGGGTGGCAATCAAAAGCTCTTTCACGCGATCGAATCCAGGGCTTTTCTTTGTAAGGCGATCAATTCCGCAATCCGTTCGGCGCCCACTCGCAATATTTGATCGAGTTCCTCCCGGGAAAAGGGACGTTGTTCACCGGTCCCCTGCACCTCCACCAATTGGTCACTCCCTGTCATCACTAAATTGCAGTCCACTTCGGCAGAGGAGTCTTCGGCATAGTCCAGGTCCGCAAAGATCTTTCCGCCCACGACCCCCAAGCTGACGGCAGCCACATAATCCACAAGCACCTCTTTCGGAACCTGTCCCGCCTTTTGCAAACCGCGCAAACACTGGCCTAAAGCTGCAAAACCTCCGGTGATTGCGGCACAACGTGTTCCGCCGTCTCCTTGAAGCACATCGCAGTCCACCCAGATGCATCGTTCGCCCAAAGCCTTCAGATTGACAACGGATCTCAGACTGCGGCCGATCAGTCTTTGAATTTCCACACTCCGGCCGTTGATCTTTCCCTTGGCAGCATCCCGGGGAGTGCGCTCAGTGCAGGCCCGCGGCAACATGCTGTATTCAGCCGTGATCCATCCCCGCCCGCCGCCTCTAAGCCACGGCGGTACACTGGGATCCACAGAAGCAGTGCAAAGAACTTTGGTGTCCCCCATCTCAATCTGGCAGGACCCCTCTGCATACTTGTTGACGCCGAGCACAATAGACGCAGGACGCATAGCATCATGAGCGCGCCCGCCTTGCCGTGCAATTTCACTCATCTTGGCCTCCAATGCTTTGTGGTCCATTAGCGCCATCCCACAAGCTTGTGCGTTTGCGGGACGGTCCGCACATCACTCAATTTCTCACTCGCAAAACGCTGCCAGCGTTGCAAGCTCTCTCGAGGCACCTGTTCCAGTATTGCACGGGCCGGGGTGGCCGGCTGCAGGATAAACGGTATTTGCGGCGCACTGCGCGCGCACATTTCAATGGACTGCCGCACATCTTCTTCCACCAACTGGGCGGAGACGACGAGTTTCAGACACAACAATCTCTTACCGGCAAGCCGGAGAAAGCGTTCCTGGGCTGTCTGCCAGTCCCGGTCCCCCGTAGAACTCGAAGGCTTGAGATCCATGGCAATCCAGTCCACCCATTCGATCACCCTCGCGAGGGCCTCGGGCAGAGTTCCGTTTGTTTCCAGGTAGATTGCGTAGCCGAGTGCCTTGAGTTGCGGAAGCCATTTCCGGAGGAACGGAGTATACAGCAGCGGCTCCCCGCCTGTGACGGAAACCGAGTGGATTTCATCCGGGCCGCCGAGGGCACAGACCTGAGCCGTCAGTTCCTCCGGACTTAGCTCGTCCCATGGAGCGTTCTGCATTTTGTCCATCTCATCGCAATACACGCAGGTCATGTTGCATTGCCGGAAACGGACAAAGACTTGAGGAACACCCACAAAAGCGCCCTCGCCCTGAAAGGAGCGAAAGACTTCGAGAACCGGCGCTTTCATAAGACCCCCTTGAAGGTAGGATCCGTAACCCCCGCTTCGGAAAAACCCTTGGCTCTCAGCACGCAACTGTCGCAGACTCCGCAGGGGCGCTCTTTACCTGAGTAACAGGACCAGGTCAACTCGTAGGGAACACCCCAGGCCAAGCCTTTTTGGATAATCTGCGCCTTGGTCAAATCAATCAACGGAGTTTCAATGCGAATCGCAGGTTGCACCGGATCCGGATTCTTCACGCCCGCCACTGTTCCGGTGCGGATCAAGTTCTCCCATGCCGCGTAATATCCGGGCCGGCAATCCGGATAACCCGAATAGTCCACCTGGTTTGCGCCGATGACGATTG
This DNA window, taken from Candidatus Omnitrophota bacterium, encodes the following:
- the rph gene encoding ribonuclease PH gives rise to the protein MSEIARQGGRAHDAMRPASIVLGVNKYAEGSCQIEMGDTKVLCTASVDPSVPPWLRGGGRGWITAEYSMLPRACTERTPRDAAKGKINGRSVEIQRLIGRSLRSVVNLKALGERCIWVDCDVLQGDGGTRCAAITGGFAALGQCLRGLQKAGQVPKEVLVDYVAAVSLGVVGGKIFADLDYAEDSSAEVDCNLVMTGSDQLVEVQGTGEQRPFSREELDQILRVGAERIAELIALQRKALDSIA
- a CDS encoding 7-carboxy-7-deazaguanine synthase QueE, which codes for MKAPVLEVFRSFQGEGAFVGVPQVFVRFRQCNMTCVYCDEMDKMQNAPWDELSPEELTAQVCALGGPDEIHSVSVTGGEPLLYTPFLRKWLPQLKALGYAIYLETNGTLPEALARVIEWVDWIAMDLKPSSSTGDRDWQTAQERFLRLAGKRLLCLKLVVSAQLVEEDVRQSIEMCARSAPQIPFILQPATPARAILEQVPRESLQRWQRFASEKLSDVRTVPQTHKLVGWR
- the queC gene encoding 7-cyano-7-deazaguanine synthase QueC, whose product is DYGQRHRRELEAARAIAEQAARPLEVISIRLPWGGSSLLDTDIDIPVRRSPEIMGSQIPSTYVPARNTIFLSFALSYAEAIGAGAIVIGANQVDYSGYPDCRPGYYAAWENLIRTGTVAGVKNPDPVQPAIRIETPLIDLTKAQIIQKGLAWGVPYELTWSCYSGKERPCGVCDSCVLRAKGFSEAGVTDPTFKGVL